One window of the Eucalyptus grandis isolate ANBG69807.140 chromosome 8, ASM1654582v1, whole genome shotgun sequence genome contains the following:
- the LOC104416490 gene encoding pleiotropic drug resistance protein 1-like: MANDSLASPLPNTMWMQQEDHYASEIDEPRRSFLSEHNRRSDEPRRSFLTEHTRRSDASVITLPVPGTSTLMPARFSAASSLDMGRKIESASPETTKHVALRMYKSLKTHGLRSEARGAFTREVEGDVISDVEAIKNEGDEGGRRKSAELLGMEYLLKDGFVSYLRDMAKITPPIPQQVVRFYGIKYSKNCEISSGGYATFGNKLMGCFLGPIKTILKEKGLTRMQILKGVDGCIMPGSMTLLLGPPGSGKSTLLEILAGKAKVTPNSRLGGSVMYNDKSVTEVCHSRFIAYVNGQLNKHIPFLSVRETLEFARDCTQGLRPENFTPQMRKFFAHALVEGQDPFLEYVLAILGLKEVEHKLTGEGFSDFDRQKLTTAELALGTYSVMIYDQPFSSSDLAATYDLVDTLRTMSRIQHSSAIVSLTQLSQEIFDLFDRVILLSDGHVLFQGTRQDAIPYFTKLGYIKPLHVESNEFLEDIAAGDGSKYMASGATSSTLEELVECYNTSDHYQDILRIVQGDEVKHTYWVDSELGLGLTLKTPSKYPYAVDGRPRKETELVVAKLSSKIGNSGGIESTGRVQVGDVVTAISINNDEMQYLSVGPQEIQHERASHVYSMLKQARGHIRLQVERSKEEEDENQAQLKQFRRPFVQTWWESTQTLIKRQIKITKRLHAIIKLRLFQAIVLGLFVGSLYYDFGGKYNQRQMNSVRSLGFVSTMSIMLINLVQLPIYLLQRPIFYKHKAQRFYRVSSYVVAHCIVNLPQTLLEAIAYTVGAYFLAGLSLTGNGAPFFQYLLLLFLVAYFGSAVFFFLSAISSIPEVGNALAGLVVSIFLLFSGFPIYPSNVPVYWKWLVYANPIHWANVLYCKAQFENDYQDPCSGYQLQLAFCAQFPDMTVGKAYLEYYQLSEDAKNPWLPYVVLIGWTFIANFLGLLGLKKIEFTETSQSLPSIRSSPTISNYKKDMEREFQSLESHNEQTNSFEASQISGRQRDGNIRDNGRVEEWVEQFSIDMERNGLGISVEPITLLFDDLSFMRYDEDMKDGSSIFSNITGFARPRNMLALMGGSKGSKSTLLKCLAGRAPSMGSLKGSIQAKCWDKGAAYSRLTGYVEKLDAHQPYLSVRETLHFSAALRLSQTISSVNRRIHVELVLDQLDLLPYSNQLVGSLRDATGKTFEIAKKITIAVELAANPSILFLEEPISGLDSRGTSSILNILSQVSNSGRVIIATLAHPNARTLDFFDLALILTHEGQQAYFGPIGPDCGDLLDYFLSVSKVPRNSIRVSPVSFVMSTLGVGIKKRATPSINFAGAYQASSLHEMNNREINSINNLTEDRNSKVSSSVYPASYTLQALMVLLRTQRFLWRNVQYTYGRLTGCIVIGLLMGSLYWKIEYDDLYGLTSRSLYIYMQVILIGVISANNVIPQIGTDRLVYFREKRAGMYHPIFYPLSWALGEIPYFFIATLALVGIGNVMAGIATSSIHDFMIYWTVLFVFTICLTYFGMMITFLAPVPTLAAFAVSIVTSLWVSASGVVVMLLDIRFYRWMYWSNPLQYAIDVMTSISFYCNTKECVSDCSCQKLPDGSYAWDRLASLRSLSYDRIGTDMVILSAMSLLFACLAFLFFVVLKHNSPPQT; the protein is encoded by the exons ATGGCAAACGATTCTCTGGCGAGTCCGCTGCCAAACACGATGTGGATGCAGCAAGAAGACCACTATGCGAGTGAGATCGATGAGCCGAGGCGGTCTTTCCTCAGCGAGCACAACCGGAGAAGCGATGAGCCGAGGCGGTCTTTCCTCACCGAGCACACCCGGAGAAGCGATGCCAGCGTGATCACTTTACCGGTCCCAGGGACCTCAACCCTGATGCCGGCAAGGTTCTCAGCCGCGTCGTCCCTGGACATGGGGAGGAAGATAGAGAGCGCGTCACCAGAGACCACGAAGCACGTGGCGTTGAGGATGTACAAGAGCTTGAAGACGCACGGGTTGAGGAGCGAAGCCAGAGGAGCGTTCACCAGAGAAGTAGAAGGCGACGTGATCTCCGACGTGGAGGCGATCAAGAACGAAGGAGATGAGGGTGGGAGGAGGAAGTCAGCGGAGCTTCTGGGAATGGAGTACTTGCTGAAGGATGGTTTCGTGAGTTATCTGCGGGACATGGCCAAGATCACACCCCCAATCCCTCAGCAG GTGGTTCGGTTCTACGGCATTAAATATTCCAAAAACTGCGAAATCTCCTCAGGAGGATATGCAACCTTCGGGAATAAACTGATGGGATGTTTCCTTGGGCCGATCAAGACTATACTTAAAGAAAAAGGCTTGACTCGGATGCAGATCCTAAAGGGAGTGGACGGATGCATCATGCCGGGCTCGATGACTCTGTTACTAGGACCTCCGG GAAGCGGAAAGAGTACCCTCCTAGAAATCCTGGCAGGCAAAGCTAAAGTAACTCCTAACTCGAGATTGGGAGGCTCGGTAATGTACAATGACAAATCTGTCACTGAAGTATGCCATAGCAGATTCATTGCATATGTCAATGGCCAACTTAACAA ACACATTCCATTTTTATCGGTTAGAGAGACACTTGAGTTTGCAAGGGATTGTACCCAGGGTCTGCGGCCAGAGAACTTCACTCCTCAGATGAGGAAATTCTTTGCACATGCCCTTGTGGAAGGACAAGATCCATTCTTGGAGTACGTTTTAGCAATTTTAGGTTTGAAGGAAGTCGAGCACAAACTAACCGGAGAAGGCTTCTCCGATTTCGATCGCCAGAAGCTCACAACGGCTGAATTGGCACTCGGAACATACTCTGTCATGATTTATGACCAACCATTTTCAAGTTCTGATCTTGCAGCCACCTACGACCTAGTAGACACCCTACGCACCATGAGCAGAATTCAGCATTCATCTGCGATTGTGTCGTTGACCCAACTCTCCCAAGAAATATTCGATCTTTTTGACCGAGTTATACTGCTCAGCGATGGCCATGTTCTCTTCCAAGGTACTCGCCAAGATGCCATCCCATACTTCACAAAGCTCGG GTACATAAAACCATTACATGTGGAATCAAATGAGTTTCTTGAAGACATAGCAGCCGGAGATGGGTCCAAGTATATGGCATCAGGAGCAACATCCTCGACTCTAGAGGAGCTTGTTGAGTGCTACAACACGTCAGATCATTACCAGGACATACTGAGGATTGTGCAAGGAGATGAGGTAAAGCATACTTATTGGGTAGACAGCGAGCTGGGACTTGGGTTGACTCTCAAGACACCATCCAAGTACCCTTATGCAGTTGATGGACGGCCAAGAAAAGAGACGG AATTGGTGGTTGCCAAGCTATCAAGCAAAATAGGGAATTCAGGGGGAATAGAAAGCACCGGAAGAGTTCAGGTTGGGGATGTGGTGACTGCAATATCCATAAACAATGACGAAATGCAATATCTCTCAGTTGGACCCCAAGAGATACAACATGAGCGAGCCTCACATGTATATTCCATGCTAAAGCAGGCGAGAGGGCATATTCGTCTCCAAGTTGAGCGTTCCAAAGAAGAG GAAGATGAGAACCAAGCTCAATTAAAGCAATTCCGGAGGCCGTTCGTCCAGACATGGTGGGAGTCTACTCAAACACTCATCAAGAGGCAAATCAAGATCACAAAGAGGCTTCATGCTATAATCAAATTGAGGCTTTTCCAG GCAATTGTACTGGGCTTATTTGTGGGATCACTATACTACGATTTTGGCGGCAAGTACAACCAACGGCAGATGAACTCAGTAAGGTCCCTCGGATTTGTATCCACTATGAGCATTATGCTCATAAATTTGGTGCAGCTTCCTATCTATTTGCTCCAGAGGCCAATATTCTACAAGCACAAGGCTCAGAGATTTTACAGGGTCTCCTCCTATGTCGTTGCCCATTGCATAGTCAACCTACCGCAGACCCTATTGGAA GCAATAGCATATACAGTAGGTGCCTATTTTCTAGCTGGGCTATCATTAACAGGAAATGGAGCACCATTTTTCCAGTATTTGCTACTCCTATTCTTGGTCGCATATTTCGGATCAGcagtatttttctttctcagtGCGATTTCCTCAATCCCAGAAGTTGGGAATGCCTTGGCAG GACTAGTTGTTTCAATCTTCCTGCTGTTCAGTGGTTTTCCGATTTACCCATCCAATGTGCCAGTATACTGGAAATGGCTAGTCTACGCGAACCCAATCCACTGGGCCAACGTCTTATATTGCAAGGCTCAATTTGAAAATGACTATCAAGATCCTTGCTCTGGCTACCAACTCCAACTTGCCTTCTGTGCTCAATTCCCTGACATGACCGTTGGAAAAGCATACCTGGAATATTATCAGCTGTCTGAAGATGCTAAAAACCCCTGGCTCCCTTATGTCGTTCTTATTGGGTGGACTTTCATTGCCAACTTCCTCGGATTACTAGGACTAAAGAAGATAGAATTCACAGAAACTAGCCAATCCTTACCCTCTATCAGATCGTCCCCAACAATCAGCAACTATAAAAAGGACATGGAGAGGGAGTTTCAGTCACTGGAAAGTCACAATGAACAAACCAATAGTTTTGAAGCTTCTCAAATTTCTGGACGACAAAGAGATGGAAACATAAGGGACAATGGCCGAGTTGAAGAATGGGTAGAGCAGTTCAGCATCGATATGGAGAGGAATGGACTAGGCATTTCTGTAGAGCCAATAACTCTCCTTTTTGATGATCTATCATTCATGAG GTACGATGAAGACATGAAAGACGGCTCTTCAATTTTCAGCAACATCACGGGTTTTGCTAGGCCTAGGAACATGCTTGCTTTGATGGGTGGTTCGAAAGGAAGTAAATCTACTCTTCTAAAATGCCTGGCTGGGAGGGCACCTTCAATGGGTAGCCTCAAGGGCAGCATCCAGGCAAAATGTTGGGACAAGGGTGCTGCCTATTCTAGACTTACTGGCTACGTAGAGAAGCTCGATGCACACCAACCTTATCTTTCAGTGCGTGAGACCCTTCATTTCAGTGCAGCACTACGTCTCAGTCAAACAATCAGTTCTGTGAATCGTCGCATCCATGTGGAGCTAGTCCTTGACCAACTTGATCTATTGCCTTACTCAAATCAACTAGTTGGTTCCCTTCGTGATGCCACTGGTAAAACATTTGAGATAGCCAAAAAGATTACCATTGCTGTTGAACTTGCCGCTAATCCAAGTATTCTCTTTCTTGAAGAACCAATATCAGGACTGGACAGCAGAGGTACCTCAAGTATCCTTAATATTCTTTCTCAAGTTTCCAATTCAGGGCGAGTTATTATTGCCACTTTAGCACACCCTAATGCCCGCACACTTGATTTCTTCGACTTGGCCCTAATTCTGACACATGAAGGTCAGCAAGCATACTTTGGCCCAATAGGACCCGACTGCGGTGACCTGCTGGATTATTTCTTATCAGTTTCAAAAGTTCCCCGCAATTCCATAAGAGTGAGTCCAGTTAGTTTTGTCATGTCGACTCTTGGAGTAGGCATAAAAAAGAGAGCGACACCATCGATAAACTTTGCAGGGGCCTACCAAGCTAGTTCCCTGCATGAAATGAACAACAGAGAAATCAACAGTATAAACAATTTAACTGAGGATAGAAATTCCAAGGTTTCCTCTTCTGTTTATCCTGCTTCATACACACTGCAAGCCCTAATGGTACTACTCAGAACTCAAAGATTCCTGTGGAGAAATGTACAGTACACATATGGTAGACTTACAGGGTGCATCGTGATTGGTCTTCTCATGGGTTCCCTGTATTGGAAGATTGAATATGACGATTTATATGGCCTGACTTCGCGCTccctctatatatatatgcaagtAATTCTCATAGGAGTCATATCAGCAAATAATGTTATTCCTCAGATTGGCACAGACAGGTTAGTGTACTTTAGAGAAAAGAGAGCAGGGATGTACCATCCTATCTTTTATCCTCTGTCATGGGCACTGGGAGAAATTCCATATTTCTTCATTGCAACTCTTGCATTAGTAGGAATCGGGAATGTTATGGCAGGAATTGCAACCAGTTCCATCCATGATTTCATGATATACTGGACTGTGCTCTTTGTGTTCACAATTTGCCTGACATACTTCGGAATGATGATTACTTTCCTAGCCCCAGTGCCTACACTAGCTGCATTTGCTGTGTCGATTGTGACATCACTGTGGGTTTCGGCTTCTGGAGTAGTTGTCATGCTATTGGACATAAGGTTCTACCGGTGGATGTATTGGAGCAACCCTCTCCAATATGCTATAGACGTGATGACGTCAATCAGTTTCTACTGCAATACTAAAGAGTGTGTATCAGATTGCAGTTGCCAAAAATTACCCGATGGTTCTTATGCATGGGATAGGTTGGCCTCCTTGAGGAGTTTGAGCTATGACAGGATAGGAACCGACATGGTCATCTTGTCCGCTATGTCCCTCTTATTTGCTTGCCtggcttttctcttctttgtcgTTCTGAAGCACAACTCTCCCCCTCAAACATAG